Proteins found in one Leguminivora glycinivorella isolate SPB_JAAS2020 chromosome 4, LegGlyc_1.1, whole genome shotgun sequence genomic segment:
- the LOC125225662 gene encoding uncharacterized protein LOC125225662, with amino-acid sequence MVLTDFLTETRRRWLKAFKLFKRSKSRKSARNRISPLVRSPSYSGTVDARSEIDIQRYCPCRASLPPLRIPSESIDGYSSCNSYDSSRNESLRSYECGYNCARSDSAYESARSSPARAPVCYATVTYFNVNDSEDSSSIRTEYTLLDYDVEDRDMDGTEESAQNLINESLELVSTL; translated from the coding sequence GCTTTCAAGCTGTTCAAAAGAAGCAAAAGCCGCAAGAGCGCCCGCAACCGCATCTCGCCCCTTGTCCGCTCACCATCATACTCCGGCACCGTCGACGCTCGCTCAGAGATCGACATCCAACGCTACTGCCCTTGCAGAGCTTCCCTGCCACCTCTCCGCATCCCTAGCGAAAGCATCGATGGATACAGCAGCTGCAATAGCTACGACAGTTCACGAAACGAGAGCTTAAGGAGCTACGAATGTGGATACAACTGCGCGCGATCTGATTCAGCATATGAGTCGGCTAGAAGTAGCCCGGCTAGAGCACCGGTCTGCTATGCCACAGTCACATATTTTAACGTTAACGACAGCGAAGATAGTAGCAGTATCAGAACAGAATACACGCTATTAGATTATGATGTGGAAGACAGAGATATGGACGGGACTGAGGAGAGCGCGCAGAATCTTATCAACGAAAGCTTGGAACTGGTTAGCACTTTATGA